One Acidimicrobiia bacterium DNA window includes the following coding sequences:
- the prfB gene encoding peptide chain release factor 2 (programmed frameshift), with product MTDTELRALIDELRSRLADAGGSFDLDNKKDEVADLNEQIGTPGFWDDPNAAREVTKRLARYERIFTQQDKLVAALEEAGMILDMAAEESDLAVLADVERDLKAVDVELRKLEMESLFYDEYDDYEAIVSVHAGAGGVDAQDWAEILLRMYLRHLEKAGFQVTLEEVQRGEEAGIKSASFTVTGDHSYGWMVGEKGVHRLVRISPFDSAARRHTSFAAVDVIPEVAEAEEIEINSDDLRVDTFRSSGAGGQHVNTSDSAVRITHLPTGIVVGSQAERSQIQNRARAMKLLQVRLADKARQDRLDHIDGIRGEQTEAAWGHQIRSYVMQPYQMVKDLRTGTEVGNVTGVLDGDLDEFIEGYLMWRRANHEIGSD from the exons TTGACTGACACAGAATTGCGCGCCCTGATTGACGAATTGAGATCGCGGCTCGCCGACGCC GGAGGTTCCTTTGACCTCGACAATAAGAAAGATGAAGTAGCCGACCTCAACGAGCAGATTGGTACTCCCGGGTTTTGGGATGATCCCAACGCAGCCCGGGAGGTGACCAAGCGTCTCGCCCGGTATGAGCGGATCTTCACTCAGCAAGACAAGCTGGTGGCCGCTCTTGAGGAAGCCGGAATGATCCTTGACATGGCGGCCGAAGAATCTGATCTGGCGGTGCTTGCCGACGTCGAGCGCGATTTGAAGGCGGTCGATGTCGAACTGCGCAAGCTTGAGATGGAATCGCTGTTCTATGACGAGTATGACGACTATGAAGCCATCGTCAGTGTTCATGCCGGTGCCGGGGGAGTCGATGCCCAGGACTGGGCGGAGATCCTGCTGCGCATGTACCTGCGGCACCTTGAGAAGGCCGGATTCCAGGTGACTCTCGAAGAGGTCCAACGCGGCGAAGAGGCCGGAATCAAGTCTGCCTCGTTCACGGTGACCGGGGATCACAGTTACGGCTGGATGGTTGGCGAGAAGGGGGTTCACAGACTCGTGCGGATTTCACCCTTTGATTCGGCCGCTCGACGCCACACTTCGTTTGCGGCCGTCGATGTCATTCCGGAGGTCGCCGAGGCAGAAGAGATCGAGATCAACTCCGATGACTTACGGGTCGATACGTTCCGGTCATCGGGAGCCGGCGGTCAGCATGTCAACACGTCGGATTCGGCGGTTCGTATCACCCATCTCCCGACCGGGATCGTGGTGGGTTCCCAGGCCGAGCGGTCTCAGATTCAGAACCGGGCTCGCGCCATGAAACTGCTCCAGGTGCGCCTCGCCGACAAGGCAAGGCAGGATCGGCTGGATCACATTGACGGGATACGTGGCGAACAAACTGAAGCCGCTTGGGGGCACCAGATTCGCTCCTACGTCATGCAGCCCTATCAAATGGTGAAGGATCTGCGCACCGGAACCGAGGTTGGCAATGTGACGGGAGTTCTCGACGGCGACCTCGATGAGTTCATCGAGGGGTACCTTATGTGGCGGCGAGCCAACCATGAGATCGGGTCGGATTGA
- the ftsE gene encoding cell division ATP-binding protein FtsE has translation MIKLEDVTKVYDGGTVACSNVSLNVAKGEFLFLVGASGSGKSTLIRMLLREEEVTTGTIWVAGKDITAMPSWKVPYLRRTVGTVFQDYKLLPNKTVAENIAFALEVLGRPKAVIHRQVEQVIDLVGLTGKSERLPRQLSGGEQQRVSIARAFVNRPPILLCDEPTGNLDPATSVGIMRLLDRINRTGTTIVMATHDHAIVDAMRRRVVGLEAGQVVRDQASGRYEQEESVE, from the coding sequence ATGATCAAACTCGAGGATGTCACCAAGGTGTACGACGGTGGCACCGTAGCGTGTAGCAATGTTTCATTGAATGTCGCCAAAGGCGAGTTCTTGTTCCTCGTCGGCGCGTCCGGGTCGGGCAAGTCGACCCTGATTCGGATGCTCCTGCGCGAAGAGGAAGTTACGACGGGGACCATTTGGGTAGCCGGCAAAGACATAACGGCGATGCCTTCGTGGAAGGTGCCGTATCTCCGCCGGACGGTCGGAACCGTCTTTCAGGATTACAAGCTCCTTCCAAACAAGACCGTCGCCGAAAATATAGCTTTTGCGCTTGAGGTCCTCGGTCGGCCGAAAGCCGTCATTCACCGGCAAGTCGAGCAGGTGATCGACCTGGTCGGTCTCACCGGCAAATCCGAGCGCCTTCCCCGCCAACTCTCAGGTGGCGAACAGCAACGGGTGTCGATTGCGAGGGCGTTCGTGAATCGGCCCCCCATCTTGCTGTGTGACGAGCCCACCGGGAACCTTGACCCGGCCACCTCGGTCGGCATCATGCGCTTGCTCGACAGGATCAATCGCACCGGGACCACCATCGTCATGGCAACCCATGACCACGCCATCGTCGATGCCATGCGGCGTCGTGTGGTGGGTCTCGAAGCGGGCCAAGTGGTCCGCGACCAGGCGAGTGGCCGATACGAGCAAGAGGAATCGGTCGAATGA
- a CDS encoding peptidoglycan DD-metalloendopeptidase family protein, with amino-acid sequence MKSFVALIVLLAVMAGAVTAGAQSQSDIDEIDRKIEVLKDQSKGIASQRSAQLVELEAAQGRLRVARAAVAEAQAKVDAVTAEIADNEAQLDELNLRLDRLAIEVANTRLEIREARLTFQDRAAELYMQRASSIGSSVVVNVDDMASMSVAMRYSDDVFDSSERLLNTLEILERTEQNQQTAIEENQRTVEVLLAGLEIKRAALEDDKIALAAAAAIVDQEVREAGRILASIEAEIAEIEGGIAAFEAEQAKLRADLNRLTSTGGSNPGRLSWPINGSVSSGFGYRIHPISGVRKLHTGLDISGGSGTPIAAAGSGTVIWADWYGGYGKTVIIDHGGGLTTLYAHQSSLNVSAGSSVSAGSTIGYVGSTGYSTGPHLHFESREYGTPVNPMNYLNG; translated from the coding sequence ATGAAATCATTCGTAGCGCTCATCGTGTTGCTGGCGGTCATGGCCGGCGCAGTAACCGCGGGCGCCCAATCTCAGAGTGACATCGATGAGATTGATCGAAAGATCGAAGTGCTCAAGGACCAGTCGAAGGGGATCGCCAGTCAGCGGTCGGCTCAACTCGTCGAGTTGGAGGCCGCCCAGGGGCGCCTGCGCGTGGCCAGAGCAGCGGTTGCCGAAGCTCAAGCCAAGGTCGACGCTGTCACGGCAGAGATCGCCGATAACGAAGCTCAGCTCGATGAGCTGAACCTTCGACTCGATCGGCTCGCTATCGAAGTAGCCAACACCCGGCTCGAAATTCGCGAAGCCCGGCTCACGTTCCAGGATCGAGCTGCGGAGCTGTACATGCAGAGGGCTTCGTCGATCGGTTCATCGGTGGTGGTCAATGTTGATGATATGGCTTCGATGTCCGTGGCGATGCGGTATTCCGATGACGTGTTCGACTCGTCGGAGCGATTGTTGAACACCCTCGAAATCCTCGAACGCACCGAGCAAAATCAGCAAACCGCCATCGAAGAAAATCAGCGCACGGTCGAAGTTCTGTTGGCAGGCCTCGAGATCAAGCGAGCGGCTCTTGAGGACGACAAGATCGCTCTGGCCGCCGCCGCCGCCATCGTTGATCAAGAGGTGCGTGAGGCCGGCCGAATCCTCGCGTCGATCGAAGCAGAGATCGCCGAGATCGAGGGCGGGATTGCCGCGTTTGAGGCCGAACAAGCCAAACTCCGGGCTGACCTCAATCGGTTGACCAGCACCGGCGGATCGAATCCGGGACGATTGAGCTGGCCCATCAACGGGTCGGTGTCTTCCGGGTTCGGGTACCGGATTCATCCCATTAGCGGAGTCCGCAAGTTGCATACCGGCCTTGACATCAGCGGTGGCTCCGGAACCCCGATTGCCGCCGCCGGTTCCGGCACGGTCATCTGGGCAGACTGGTACGGAGGGTACGGCAAGACGGTCATCATCGACCATGGGGGCGGTCTCACCACGCTCTACGCCCATCAAAGCTCGCTCAACGTATCGGCTGGGAGCAGTGTCTCGGCCGGATCGACTATCGGGTATGTCGGTTCAACGGGCTATTCCACGGGTCCACATTTACATTTCGAATCTCGTGAGTACGGCACTCCCGTCAATCCGATGAACTATCTGAACGGATGA
- a CDS encoding ABC transporter permease: protein MSRIGFLLEESLVNMRRNPLVVSGAVLAVFVSLFLAFGALSIQELVRTNTQQWQDGTHVIVFLKDARDGITLDSQVALRSEIDGWDLVESTEYVDKLGAFEEFKKLFPNSPVADNIDPDVLPASIRIRLTDSTRYREVVFNLIDQPAVLEVVAPGESIENVAQLSRVLNWLGFGLALIQGIAAVVLISNTIRMAIYARREEVSIMRLVGASNWFIRIPFLIEGMIEGMAGAGLAVFGVWIASRVVGDVDAAISLFDFTISSGFFVKWSILFLAFGAVAGVGGSALGLRKFLKV, encoded by the coding sequence ATGAGCCGGATCGGGTTTCTGCTCGAAGAGTCTCTCGTCAACATGCGCCGCAATCCCCTGGTGGTCTCAGGAGCGGTCCTGGCGGTGTTCGTGTCACTATTCCTGGCGTTCGGCGCGTTGTCGATCCAGGAGCTGGTCCGAACCAATACCCAGCAATGGCAGGACGGCACGCATGTGATCGTCTTCCTCAAGGATGCTCGCGATGGCATCACTCTTGACTCGCAGGTGGCCCTCCGTTCGGAGATCGACGGCTGGGACCTCGTCGAGTCGACGGAGTATGTCGACAAGCTTGGAGCCTTTGAAGAATTCAAGAAACTCTTTCCGAATTCGCCCGTGGCGGACAACATCGACCCCGATGTGTTGCCGGCTTCTATTCGGATCCGGCTGACGGACAGCACCCGGTATCGCGAAGTCGTGTTCAACCTGATCGATCAACCGGCGGTGTTGGAAGTGGTGGCGCCGGGGGAGTCCATCGAAAACGTCGCTCAGCTCTCCCGGGTCCTCAACTGGCTGGGCTTCGGGCTGGCCCTTATTCAGGGAATTGCCGCAGTTGTTCTCATCTCGAATACGATTCGAATGGCCATCTATGCTCGCCGGGAAGAGGTCTCGATTATGAGGCTGGTCGGGGCTTCCAACTGGTTCATTCGCATCCCCTTCCTCATCGAGGGGATGATCGAGGGGATGGCAGGCGCTGGACTGGCGGTGTTTGGCGTTTGGATTGCCAGTCGGGTAGTCGGCGACGTTGACGCGGCCATCAGCCTGTTCGACTTCACCATCTCGTCTGGCTTTTTTGTGAAATGGTCAATACTGTTCCTGGCGTTTGGTGCCGTCGCCGGTGTCGGCGGATCGGCACTGGGACTCCGGAAGTTCCTCAAGGTGTAA